A DNA window from Oenanthe melanoleuca isolate GR-GAL-2019-014 chromosome 11, OMel1.0, whole genome shotgun sequence contains the following coding sequences:
- the ZFPM1 gene encoding zinc finger protein ZFPM1 isoform X1, translating into METARRDGRAGSVPHVHPVCPLCPPAGSSLCVLSSSLAAMEEGEDAPVGDRSPSERDGAASDCEGSAERDTCSPPGSEESGDALESPKEPEEPGDPGEKPREADSWNGPDELALEVQDGQRQLRTRRSLPEGFSWGPFQGSIHSEPASPGRGATSPPVTLVLGDESCWLSHLPLVPGEPDANAVIYRKDEALWCRTTRALREDEPLSALVVAEPPAVPKHGVKAEPGESPYPAALHSDIQLLPQQAGMAAILATAVVNKDVFPCKDCGIWYRSERNLQAHLMYYCASRQSAGSPALEEKPKETYPNERVCPFPQCKKSCPSASSLEIHMRSHSGERPFVCLICLSAFTTKANCERHLKVHTDTLNGVCHSCGFISTTRDILYSHLVTNHMICQPGSKGEVFSPGSALPAAKPLAPGLSQPNNASLRKCSLSAFLPEALPALPQHVVLPGPDSAPVPAPAPAPPASPPDPRAGKLSPPAQPQNGEGPSSSSCSSSSSGEPVRIKEEPAGSPGSEAEAPRSGEGAGSPQPGSRTSSPRSLASAKVKSELASPTPGSSPVPSEPGAGAAGGTVFLPQYVFGHEAAAVPQASEILAKMSELVHSRLKQGHGGGAVPPAIYAGTPVPKGATCFECEITFNNINNYYVHKRLYCSSRHLAEDSPPGQQRKLKAPPGLPKGPPAPGTLLSPPAGNGQGLAAGDGDAGRDATPPATAPEGKAEEGGTKAGSPEVEGGSGRCSEDSQSPASSAGDEGDEDPSKTLCEACNIRFSRHETYVVHKRFYCASRHDPPLRRPCAPKVPFVPQPLRTRKRRKLYEIHGAARRHAEPPPEPPPPAEPPVVSSEPRASPDAEGPIDLSKKPRWQSEPTPAPAPAPAPLLPLADYHECTACRISFNSLDAYLAHKKYQCPATPLQPRTLEHLQKMKGAMGAPLKGRHSPGSPGEGDPEGGLRVRAAPAASPGVPYPAADSLQRHPKAPLLPAGAKGPLAACPYCPLNGAIKGDLLEHFRNAHGLFVAKPPSGSGQGLPDALAPAAGPGRTPEPPLPTASPPGPRLRRDSAKEGRDSPGSPRAPSSPGAPEALRESREPPTPPAYTDRAVQTPPGKAVPGPVPNGNHRYCRLCNIKFSSLSTFIAHKKYYCSSHAAEHVK; encoded by the exons ATGGAAACGGCCAGGAgggatggcagggctgggagtgtcCCCCATGTGCACCCTGtttgtcccctgtgtccccctgcagGGTCATCCCTATGTGTCCTATCAA gTTCCCTGGCAGCCATGGAGGAAGGTGAGGACGCCCCAGTGGGGGACAGGAGCCCCTCGGAGAGGGACGGGGCGGCCTCGGACTGCGAGGGCTCGGCCGAGCGCGACACCTGCAGCCCCCCCGGCAGTGAAG agtcCGGAGATGCTCTGGAGAGCCCCAAGGAGCCGGAGGAGCCGGGAGATCCTGGAGAGAAGCCCCGGGAGGCAGACAGCTGGAACGGGCCAG ATGAGCTGGCTCTGGAGGTGCAGGAcgggcagaggcagctgaggaCCCGCAGGAGCCTCCCCGAGGGCTTCTCCTGGGGCCCGTTCCAGGGCAGCATCCACAGCGAGCCGGCCTCGCCGGGGCGCGGCGCCACG agccccccTGTGACGCTGGTGCTGGGGGACgagagctgctggctgtccCACCTGCCCCTGGTGCCCGGAGAGCCCGATGCCAACGCTGTCATCTACAGGAAGG ACGAAGCCCTGTGGTGCCGCACGACGCGCGCGCTGCGGGAGGACGAGCCCCTGAGCGCCCTGGTGGTGGCAGAGCCACCAGCTGTCCCCAAGCACGGGGTGAAAGCGGAGCCTGGAGAGTCCCCGTACCCGGCGGCGCTGCACTCCGacatccagctgctgccacagcaggcTGGCATGGCCGCCATCCTGGCCACGGCCGTGGTCAACA AGGACGTGTTCCCCTGCAAGGACTGCGGGATCTGGTACCGCAGCGAGCGGAACCTGCAGGCACACCTGATGTATTACTGTGCCAGCCGGCAGAGCGCCGGCTCCCCGGCCCTGGAGGAGAAACCCAAGGAGACCTACCCCAACGAGAGGGTCTGCCCCTTCCCTCAGTGCAAGAAgagctgtcccagtgccagctccctGGAGATCCACATGCGGAGCCACAGCG GAGAGCGGCCGTTTGTCTGCCTGATCTGCCTGTCTGCCTTCACCACCAAAGCCAACTGTGAGCGGCACCTGAAGGTGCACACGGACACCCTGAACG GTGTCTGCCACAGCTGTGGCTTCATCTCCACCACGAGGGACATCCTGTACAGCCACCTGGTGACCAACCACATgatctgccagcctggctccaagGGAGAGGTGTTCTCACCTGGAtcagcccttcctgctgccaaACCCCTCGCTCCTG ggctgagccagccGAACAACGCGTCCCTTCGGAAGTGCAGCCTGAGCGCGTTCCTGCCCGAGGCGCTGCCCGCCCTGCCGCAGCACGTGGTGCTGCCCGGCCCCGACTCCGCCCCGgtaccggcaccggcaccggcaccgcccgCCTCGCCCCCCGACCCCAGAGCCGGCAAACTCTCACCGCCAGCCCAGCCGCAGAACGGGGAAggtccttcctcctcctcctgctcctcctcctcgtccGGCGAGCCCGTGCGCATCAAGGAGGAGCCGGCCGGCAGCCCGGGCAGCGAGGCAGAGGCGCCCCggagcggggagggggcgggcagcccccagcccggctcccgcACCTCGTCCCCCCGCAGCTTGGCCTCGGCCAAGGTCAAGTCGGAGCTGGCCAGCCCCACGCCGGGCTCCAGCCCCGTGCCCAGCGAGCcgggggcgggcgcggcgggcggcaCCGTGTTCCTGCCGCAGTACGTGTTCGGCCACGAGGCCGCCGCGGTGCCGCAGGCGTCGGAGATCCTGGCCAAGATGTCGGAGCTGGTGCACAGCCGGCTGAAGCAGGGCCACGGGGGCGGCGCGGTGCCACCCGCCATCTACGCGGGCACGCCGGTGCCCAAGGGGGCCACCTGCTTCGAGTGCGAGATCACCTTCAACAACATCAACAACTACTACGTGCACAAGCGGCTGTACTGCTCCAGCCGGCACCTGGCCGAGGACAGCCCCCCCGGGCAGCAGCGCAAGCTCAAAGCGCCCCCCGGGCTGCCCAAGGGTCCCCCCGCCCCGGGGACGCTGCTGTCCCCTCCGGCGGGCAACGGGCAGGGCCTGGCAGCGGGGGACGGCGACGCCGGCCGCGATGCCACCCCCCCGGCCACCGCGCCGGAGGGCAAGGCCGAAGAGGGGGGCACCAAAGCGGGATCCCCCGAGGTGGAAGGGGGGTCGGGGCGGTGCAGCGAGGACAGCCAGAGCCCCGCCAGCTCGGCGGGCGACGAGGGGGACGAGGACCCCAGCAAGACTCTGTGCGAGGCGTGCAACATCCGCTTCAGCCGCCACGAGACCTACGTGGTGCACAAGCGCTTCTACTGCGCCTCCCGGCACGACCCGCCCCTGCGCCGCCCCTGCGCCCCCAAAGTGCCCTTCGTGCCGCAGCCGCTGCGCACCCGCAAGCGCCGCAAGCTCTACGAGATCCACGGCGCCGCTCGCCGCCACGCCGAGCCCCCGCCGGAGCCGCCCCCGCCGGCAGAGCCGCCCGTGGTCAGCTCCGAGCCCCGCGCCAGCCCCGATGCCGAGGGTCCCATCGACCTGAGCAAGAAGCCGCGGTGGCAGAGCGAGCCAacaccggcaccggcaccggcaccggcccCGCTGCTGCCGCTGGCTGACTACCACGAGTGCACCGCGTGCCGCATCAGCTTCAACAGCCTGGACGCGTACCTGGCGCACAAGAAGTACCAGTGCCCGGCCACGCCGCTGCAGCCCCGCACCCTGGAGCACCTGCAGAAGATGAAGGGGGCCATGGGCGCGCCCCTCAAGggccggcacagccccgggagCCCCGGTGAGGGGGACCCCGAAGGAGGGCTGCGGGTgcgggcggccccggcggcgaGCCCCGGCGTCCCCTACCCCGCGGCGGACTCGCTGCAGCGTCACCCCAAagctcccctgctcccagcGGGTGCCAAGGGTCCCCTCGCCGCGTGTCCCTACTGTCCCCTCAACGGGGCCATCAAGGGCGACCTCCTGGAGCACTTCCGAAACGCCCACGGGCTCTTCGTGGCCAAGCCGCCCTCGGGGTCGGGGCAGGGGCTCCCGGACGCGCTGGCCCCCGCTGCTGGTCCCGGCAGGACGCCCGAGCCCCCCCTGCCCACGGCGtccccgcccggcccccgccTCCGCCGGGACAGCGCCaaggagggcagggacagccccggctccccccgAGCCCCCTCCTCGCCCGGAGCCCCCGAGGCGCTGCGGGAGAGCCGCGAGCCCCCCACGCCCCCCGCCTACACGGACAGGGCGGTGCAGACCCCCCCGGGCAAGGCTGTGCCCGGCCCGGTGCCCAACGGCAACCACAGGTACTGTCGCCTCTGCAACATCAAGTTCAGCAGCTTGTCCACCTTCATCGCCCACAAGAAGTATTACTGCTCCTCCCACGCCGCCGAGCACGTCAAGTAA
- the ZFPM1 gene encoding zinc finger protein ZFPM1 isoform X2 produces MSRRKQSNPRQIKRSLAAMEEGEDAPVGDRSPSERDGAASDCEGSAERDTCSPPGSEESGDALESPKEPEEPGDPGEKPREADSWNGPDELALEVQDGQRQLRTRRSLPEGFSWGPFQGSIHSEPASPGRGATSPPVTLVLGDESCWLSHLPLVPGEPDANAVIYRKDEALWCRTTRALREDEPLSALVVAEPPAVPKHGVKAEPGESPYPAALHSDIQLLPQQAGMAAILATAVVNKDVFPCKDCGIWYRSERNLQAHLMYYCASRQSAGSPALEEKPKETYPNERVCPFPQCKKSCPSASSLEIHMRSHSGERPFVCLICLSAFTTKANCERHLKVHTDTLNGVCHSCGFISTTRDILYSHLVTNHMICQPGSKGEVFSPGSALPAAKPLAPGLSQPNNASLRKCSLSAFLPEALPALPQHVVLPGPDSAPVPAPAPAPPASPPDPRAGKLSPPAQPQNGEGPSSSSCSSSSSGEPVRIKEEPAGSPGSEAEAPRSGEGAGSPQPGSRTSSPRSLASAKVKSELASPTPGSSPVPSEPGAGAAGGTVFLPQYVFGHEAAAVPQASEILAKMSELVHSRLKQGHGGGAVPPAIYAGTPVPKGATCFECEITFNNINNYYVHKRLYCSSRHLAEDSPPGQQRKLKAPPGLPKGPPAPGTLLSPPAGNGQGLAAGDGDAGRDATPPATAPEGKAEEGGTKAGSPEVEGGSGRCSEDSQSPASSAGDEGDEDPSKTLCEACNIRFSRHETYVVHKRFYCASRHDPPLRRPCAPKVPFVPQPLRTRKRRKLYEIHGAARRHAEPPPEPPPPAEPPVVSSEPRASPDAEGPIDLSKKPRWQSEPTPAPAPAPAPLLPLADYHECTACRISFNSLDAYLAHKKYQCPATPLQPRTLEHLQKMKGAMGAPLKGRHSPGSPGEGDPEGGLRVRAAPAASPGVPYPAADSLQRHPKAPLLPAGAKGPLAACPYCPLNGAIKGDLLEHFRNAHGLFVAKPPSGSGQGLPDALAPAAGPGRTPEPPLPTASPPGPRLRRDSAKEGRDSPGSPRAPSSPGAPEALRESREPPTPPAYTDRAVQTPPGKAVPGPVPNGNHRYCRLCNIKFSSLSTFIAHKKYYCSSHAAEHVK; encoded by the exons gTTCCCTGGCAGCCATGGAGGAAGGTGAGGACGCCCCAGTGGGGGACAGGAGCCCCTCGGAGAGGGACGGGGCGGCCTCGGACTGCGAGGGCTCGGCCGAGCGCGACACCTGCAGCCCCCCCGGCAGTGAAG agtcCGGAGATGCTCTGGAGAGCCCCAAGGAGCCGGAGGAGCCGGGAGATCCTGGAGAGAAGCCCCGGGAGGCAGACAGCTGGAACGGGCCAG ATGAGCTGGCTCTGGAGGTGCAGGAcgggcagaggcagctgaggaCCCGCAGGAGCCTCCCCGAGGGCTTCTCCTGGGGCCCGTTCCAGGGCAGCATCCACAGCGAGCCGGCCTCGCCGGGGCGCGGCGCCACG agccccccTGTGACGCTGGTGCTGGGGGACgagagctgctggctgtccCACCTGCCCCTGGTGCCCGGAGAGCCCGATGCCAACGCTGTCATCTACAGGAAGG ACGAAGCCCTGTGGTGCCGCACGACGCGCGCGCTGCGGGAGGACGAGCCCCTGAGCGCCCTGGTGGTGGCAGAGCCACCAGCTGTCCCCAAGCACGGGGTGAAAGCGGAGCCTGGAGAGTCCCCGTACCCGGCGGCGCTGCACTCCGacatccagctgctgccacagcaggcTGGCATGGCCGCCATCCTGGCCACGGCCGTGGTCAACA AGGACGTGTTCCCCTGCAAGGACTGCGGGATCTGGTACCGCAGCGAGCGGAACCTGCAGGCACACCTGATGTATTACTGTGCCAGCCGGCAGAGCGCCGGCTCCCCGGCCCTGGAGGAGAAACCCAAGGAGACCTACCCCAACGAGAGGGTCTGCCCCTTCCCTCAGTGCAAGAAgagctgtcccagtgccagctccctGGAGATCCACATGCGGAGCCACAGCG GAGAGCGGCCGTTTGTCTGCCTGATCTGCCTGTCTGCCTTCACCACCAAAGCCAACTGTGAGCGGCACCTGAAGGTGCACACGGACACCCTGAACG GTGTCTGCCACAGCTGTGGCTTCATCTCCACCACGAGGGACATCCTGTACAGCCACCTGGTGACCAACCACATgatctgccagcctggctccaagGGAGAGGTGTTCTCACCTGGAtcagcccttcctgctgccaaACCCCTCGCTCCTG ggctgagccagccGAACAACGCGTCCCTTCGGAAGTGCAGCCTGAGCGCGTTCCTGCCCGAGGCGCTGCCCGCCCTGCCGCAGCACGTGGTGCTGCCCGGCCCCGACTCCGCCCCGgtaccggcaccggcaccggcaccgcccgCCTCGCCCCCCGACCCCAGAGCCGGCAAACTCTCACCGCCAGCCCAGCCGCAGAACGGGGAAggtccttcctcctcctcctgctcctcctcctcgtccGGCGAGCCCGTGCGCATCAAGGAGGAGCCGGCCGGCAGCCCGGGCAGCGAGGCAGAGGCGCCCCggagcggggagggggcgggcagcccccagcccggctcccgcACCTCGTCCCCCCGCAGCTTGGCCTCGGCCAAGGTCAAGTCGGAGCTGGCCAGCCCCACGCCGGGCTCCAGCCCCGTGCCCAGCGAGCcgggggcgggcgcggcgggcggcaCCGTGTTCCTGCCGCAGTACGTGTTCGGCCACGAGGCCGCCGCGGTGCCGCAGGCGTCGGAGATCCTGGCCAAGATGTCGGAGCTGGTGCACAGCCGGCTGAAGCAGGGCCACGGGGGCGGCGCGGTGCCACCCGCCATCTACGCGGGCACGCCGGTGCCCAAGGGGGCCACCTGCTTCGAGTGCGAGATCACCTTCAACAACATCAACAACTACTACGTGCACAAGCGGCTGTACTGCTCCAGCCGGCACCTGGCCGAGGACAGCCCCCCCGGGCAGCAGCGCAAGCTCAAAGCGCCCCCCGGGCTGCCCAAGGGTCCCCCCGCCCCGGGGACGCTGCTGTCCCCTCCGGCGGGCAACGGGCAGGGCCTGGCAGCGGGGGACGGCGACGCCGGCCGCGATGCCACCCCCCCGGCCACCGCGCCGGAGGGCAAGGCCGAAGAGGGGGGCACCAAAGCGGGATCCCCCGAGGTGGAAGGGGGGTCGGGGCGGTGCAGCGAGGACAGCCAGAGCCCCGCCAGCTCGGCGGGCGACGAGGGGGACGAGGACCCCAGCAAGACTCTGTGCGAGGCGTGCAACATCCGCTTCAGCCGCCACGAGACCTACGTGGTGCACAAGCGCTTCTACTGCGCCTCCCGGCACGACCCGCCCCTGCGCCGCCCCTGCGCCCCCAAAGTGCCCTTCGTGCCGCAGCCGCTGCGCACCCGCAAGCGCCGCAAGCTCTACGAGATCCACGGCGCCGCTCGCCGCCACGCCGAGCCCCCGCCGGAGCCGCCCCCGCCGGCAGAGCCGCCCGTGGTCAGCTCCGAGCCCCGCGCCAGCCCCGATGCCGAGGGTCCCATCGACCTGAGCAAGAAGCCGCGGTGGCAGAGCGAGCCAacaccggcaccggcaccggcaccggcccCGCTGCTGCCGCTGGCTGACTACCACGAGTGCACCGCGTGCCGCATCAGCTTCAACAGCCTGGACGCGTACCTGGCGCACAAGAAGTACCAGTGCCCGGCCACGCCGCTGCAGCCCCGCACCCTGGAGCACCTGCAGAAGATGAAGGGGGCCATGGGCGCGCCCCTCAAGggccggcacagccccgggagCCCCGGTGAGGGGGACCCCGAAGGAGGGCTGCGGGTgcgggcggccccggcggcgaGCCCCGGCGTCCCCTACCCCGCGGCGGACTCGCTGCAGCGTCACCCCAAagctcccctgctcccagcGGGTGCCAAGGGTCCCCTCGCCGCGTGTCCCTACTGTCCCCTCAACGGGGCCATCAAGGGCGACCTCCTGGAGCACTTCCGAAACGCCCACGGGCTCTTCGTGGCCAAGCCGCCCTCGGGGTCGGGGCAGGGGCTCCCGGACGCGCTGGCCCCCGCTGCTGGTCCCGGCAGGACGCCCGAGCCCCCCCTGCCCACGGCGtccccgcccggcccccgccTCCGCCGGGACAGCGCCaaggagggcagggacagccccggctccccccgAGCCCCCTCCTCGCCCGGAGCCCCCGAGGCGCTGCGGGAGAGCCGCGAGCCCCCCACGCCCCCCGCCTACACGGACAGGGCGGTGCAGACCCCCCCGGGCAAGGCTGTGCCCGGCCCGGTGCCCAACGGCAACCACAGGTACTGTCGCCTCTGCAACATCAAGTTCAGCAGCTTGTCCACCTTCATCGCCCACAAGAAGTATTACTGCTCCTCCCACGCCGCCGAGCACGTCAAGTAA
- the ZFPM1 gene encoding zinc finger protein ZFPM1 isoform X3, protein MEEGEDAPVGDRSPSERDGAASDCEGSAERDTCSPPGSEESGDALESPKEPEEPGDPGEKPREADSWNGPDELALEVQDGQRQLRTRRSLPEGFSWGPFQGSIHSEPASPGRGATSPPVTLVLGDESCWLSHLPLVPGEPDANAVIYRKDEALWCRTTRALREDEPLSALVVAEPPAVPKHGVKAEPGESPYPAALHSDIQLLPQQAGMAAILATAVVNKDVFPCKDCGIWYRSERNLQAHLMYYCASRQSAGSPALEEKPKETYPNERVCPFPQCKKSCPSASSLEIHMRSHSGERPFVCLICLSAFTTKANCERHLKVHTDTLNGVCHSCGFISTTRDILYSHLVTNHMICQPGSKGEVFSPGSALPAAKPLAPGLSQPNNASLRKCSLSAFLPEALPALPQHVVLPGPDSAPVPAPAPAPPASPPDPRAGKLSPPAQPQNGEGPSSSSCSSSSSGEPVRIKEEPAGSPGSEAEAPRSGEGAGSPQPGSRTSSPRSLASAKVKSELASPTPGSSPVPSEPGAGAAGGTVFLPQYVFGHEAAAVPQASEILAKMSELVHSRLKQGHGGGAVPPAIYAGTPVPKGATCFECEITFNNINNYYVHKRLYCSSRHLAEDSPPGQQRKLKAPPGLPKGPPAPGTLLSPPAGNGQGLAAGDGDAGRDATPPATAPEGKAEEGGTKAGSPEVEGGSGRCSEDSQSPASSAGDEGDEDPSKTLCEACNIRFSRHETYVVHKRFYCASRHDPPLRRPCAPKVPFVPQPLRTRKRRKLYEIHGAARRHAEPPPEPPPPAEPPVVSSEPRASPDAEGPIDLSKKPRWQSEPTPAPAPAPAPLLPLADYHECTACRISFNSLDAYLAHKKYQCPATPLQPRTLEHLQKMKGAMGAPLKGRHSPGSPGEGDPEGGLRVRAAPAASPGVPYPAADSLQRHPKAPLLPAGAKGPLAACPYCPLNGAIKGDLLEHFRNAHGLFVAKPPSGSGQGLPDALAPAAGPGRTPEPPLPTASPPGPRLRRDSAKEGRDSPGSPRAPSSPGAPEALRESREPPTPPAYTDRAVQTPPGKAVPGPVPNGNHRYCRLCNIKFSSLSTFIAHKKYYCSSHAAEHVK, encoded by the exons ATGGAGGAAGGTGAGGACGCCCCAGTGGGGGACAGGAGCCCCTCGGAGAGGGACGGGGCGGCCTCGGACTGCGAGGGCTCGGCCGAGCGCGACACCTGCAGCCCCCCCGGCAGTGAAG agtcCGGAGATGCTCTGGAGAGCCCCAAGGAGCCGGAGGAGCCGGGAGATCCTGGAGAGAAGCCCCGGGAGGCAGACAGCTGGAACGGGCCAG ATGAGCTGGCTCTGGAGGTGCAGGAcgggcagaggcagctgaggaCCCGCAGGAGCCTCCCCGAGGGCTTCTCCTGGGGCCCGTTCCAGGGCAGCATCCACAGCGAGCCGGCCTCGCCGGGGCGCGGCGCCACG agccccccTGTGACGCTGGTGCTGGGGGACgagagctgctggctgtccCACCTGCCCCTGGTGCCCGGAGAGCCCGATGCCAACGCTGTCATCTACAGGAAGG ACGAAGCCCTGTGGTGCCGCACGACGCGCGCGCTGCGGGAGGACGAGCCCCTGAGCGCCCTGGTGGTGGCAGAGCCACCAGCTGTCCCCAAGCACGGGGTGAAAGCGGAGCCTGGAGAGTCCCCGTACCCGGCGGCGCTGCACTCCGacatccagctgctgccacagcaggcTGGCATGGCCGCCATCCTGGCCACGGCCGTGGTCAACA AGGACGTGTTCCCCTGCAAGGACTGCGGGATCTGGTACCGCAGCGAGCGGAACCTGCAGGCACACCTGATGTATTACTGTGCCAGCCGGCAGAGCGCCGGCTCCCCGGCCCTGGAGGAGAAACCCAAGGAGACCTACCCCAACGAGAGGGTCTGCCCCTTCCCTCAGTGCAAGAAgagctgtcccagtgccagctccctGGAGATCCACATGCGGAGCCACAGCG GAGAGCGGCCGTTTGTCTGCCTGATCTGCCTGTCTGCCTTCACCACCAAAGCCAACTGTGAGCGGCACCTGAAGGTGCACACGGACACCCTGAACG GTGTCTGCCACAGCTGTGGCTTCATCTCCACCACGAGGGACATCCTGTACAGCCACCTGGTGACCAACCACATgatctgccagcctggctccaagGGAGAGGTGTTCTCACCTGGAtcagcccttcctgctgccaaACCCCTCGCTCCTG ggctgagccagccGAACAACGCGTCCCTTCGGAAGTGCAGCCTGAGCGCGTTCCTGCCCGAGGCGCTGCCCGCCCTGCCGCAGCACGTGGTGCTGCCCGGCCCCGACTCCGCCCCGgtaccggcaccggcaccggcaccgcccgCCTCGCCCCCCGACCCCAGAGCCGGCAAACTCTCACCGCCAGCCCAGCCGCAGAACGGGGAAggtccttcctcctcctcctgctcctcctcctcgtccGGCGAGCCCGTGCGCATCAAGGAGGAGCCGGCCGGCAGCCCGGGCAGCGAGGCAGAGGCGCCCCggagcggggagggggcgggcagcccccagcccggctcccgcACCTCGTCCCCCCGCAGCTTGGCCTCGGCCAAGGTCAAGTCGGAGCTGGCCAGCCCCACGCCGGGCTCCAGCCCCGTGCCCAGCGAGCcgggggcgggcgcggcgggcggcaCCGTGTTCCTGCCGCAGTACGTGTTCGGCCACGAGGCCGCCGCGGTGCCGCAGGCGTCGGAGATCCTGGCCAAGATGTCGGAGCTGGTGCACAGCCGGCTGAAGCAGGGCCACGGGGGCGGCGCGGTGCCACCCGCCATCTACGCGGGCACGCCGGTGCCCAAGGGGGCCACCTGCTTCGAGTGCGAGATCACCTTCAACAACATCAACAACTACTACGTGCACAAGCGGCTGTACTGCTCCAGCCGGCACCTGGCCGAGGACAGCCCCCCCGGGCAGCAGCGCAAGCTCAAAGCGCCCCCCGGGCTGCCCAAGGGTCCCCCCGCCCCGGGGACGCTGCTGTCCCCTCCGGCGGGCAACGGGCAGGGCCTGGCAGCGGGGGACGGCGACGCCGGCCGCGATGCCACCCCCCCGGCCACCGCGCCGGAGGGCAAGGCCGAAGAGGGGGGCACCAAAGCGGGATCCCCCGAGGTGGAAGGGGGGTCGGGGCGGTGCAGCGAGGACAGCCAGAGCCCCGCCAGCTCGGCGGGCGACGAGGGGGACGAGGACCCCAGCAAGACTCTGTGCGAGGCGTGCAACATCCGCTTCAGCCGCCACGAGACCTACGTGGTGCACAAGCGCTTCTACTGCGCCTCCCGGCACGACCCGCCCCTGCGCCGCCCCTGCGCCCCCAAAGTGCCCTTCGTGCCGCAGCCGCTGCGCACCCGCAAGCGCCGCAAGCTCTACGAGATCCACGGCGCCGCTCGCCGCCACGCCGAGCCCCCGCCGGAGCCGCCCCCGCCGGCAGAGCCGCCCGTGGTCAGCTCCGAGCCCCGCGCCAGCCCCGATGCCGAGGGTCCCATCGACCTGAGCAAGAAGCCGCGGTGGCAGAGCGAGCCAacaccggcaccggcaccggcaccggcccCGCTGCTGCCGCTGGCTGACTACCACGAGTGCACCGCGTGCCGCATCAGCTTCAACAGCCTGGACGCGTACCTGGCGCACAAGAAGTACCAGTGCCCGGCCACGCCGCTGCAGCCCCGCACCCTGGAGCACCTGCAGAAGATGAAGGGGGCCATGGGCGCGCCCCTCAAGggccggcacagccccgggagCCCCGGTGAGGGGGACCCCGAAGGAGGGCTGCGGGTgcgggcggccccggcggcgaGCCCCGGCGTCCCCTACCCCGCGGCGGACTCGCTGCAGCGTCACCCCAAagctcccctgctcccagcGGGTGCCAAGGGTCCCCTCGCCGCGTGTCCCTACTGTCCCCTCAACGGGGCCATCAAGGGCGACCTCCTGGAGCACTTCCGAAACGCCCACGGGCTCTTCGTGGCCAAGCCGCCCTCGGGGTCGGGGCAGGGGCTCCCGGACGCGCTGGCCCCCGCTGCTGGTCCCGGCAGGACGCCCGAGCCCCCCCTGCCCACGGCGtccccgcccggcccccgccTCCGCCGGGACAGCGCCaaggagggcagggacagccccggctccccccgAGCCCCCTCCTCGCCCGGAGCCCCCGAGGCGCTGCGGGAGAGCCGCGAGCCCCCCACGCCCCCCGCCTACACGGACAGGGCGGTGCAGACCCCCCCGGGCAAGGCTGTGCCCGGCCCGGTGCCCAACGGCAACCACAGGTACTGTCGCCTCTGCAACATCAAGTTCAGCAGCTTGTCCACCTTCATCGCCCACAAGAAGTATTACTGCTCCTCCCACGCCGCCGAGCACGTCAAGTAA